One region of Maribacter dokdonensis DSW-8 genomic DNA includes:
- a CDS encoding Gfo/Idh/MocA family protein, whose product MNLSDKKIKIAIIGLGFGAEFIPIYKKHPNAELVALCQRNDKKLQQIADVFNIEKRYTSYEELLKDPDIDAVHINTPIPLHGQQSIQALRAGKHVACTVPMATTVDECRQIVALIQETGLTYMMMETVVYAREFLFMKELYENGNLGKIQFLKASHQQDMDGWPNYWPGLPPMHYATHCVGPVLGLTQNEAEYVSCFGSGTIRDELIKEYNSPFAVETTHIKFRNSDLSAQVYRSLFDVARQYRESFEVYGSKKSVEWPLIKGKPLVMHTAKKPEQEIPEEVVCPDFAKLLPKEIQSFTTHGVYDEDDNQHLSFTQGAGHGGSHPHLVHAFVNGLLNDTTPYPNAKQSANITCVGILSHESALKGGEIIKLPDFTFTD is encoded by the coding sequence ATGAATTTAAGTGATAAAAAAATTAAGATCGCTATAATAGGACTTGGCTTTGGAGCAGAATTTATTCCTATTTATAAAAAACATCCTAATGCGGAATTGGTAGCATTATGTCAACGAAACGATAAAAAACTCCAACAAATAGCGGATGTGTTTAATATAGAAAAAAGATATACTTCTTACGAGGAGCTTTTGAAGGATCCAGATATAGACGCAGTGCATATAAATACACCAATACCTCTTCATGGTCAGCAATCTATACAAGCATTAAGGGCAGGTAAACATGTAGCCTGTACGGTGCCTATGGCAACAACTGTTGATGAATGTAGGCAAATTGTGGCCTTGATCCAAGAAACCGGGTTAACTTATATGATGATGGAAACCGTGGTATATGCTAGGGAGTTTTTATTCATGAAAGAGTTATATGAAAATGGTAATCTGGGGAAAATTCAATTTTTAAAAGCAAGTCATCAACAAGATATGGATGGTTGGCCCAATTACTGGCCGGGCTTACCGCCAATGCACTATGCTACACATTGTGTAGGACCGGTTTTAGGATTAACTCAGAATGAGGCAGAATATGTCTCTTGCTTTGGGTCTGGTACAATTCGCGATGAACTAATTAAAGAATACAATTCACCATTCGCTGTAGAAACTACCCATATTAAATTTAGAAATTCCGATTTAAGTGCTCAGGTATATCGCTCTTTGTTTGATGTAGCACGGCAGTATAGGGAAAGTTTTGAAGTATACGGTTCCAAGAAATCTGTAGAATGGCCCTTGATCAAGGGTAAACCCCTTGTAATGCATACGGCCAAGAAACCAGAACAGGAAATACCTGAAGAGGTTGTCTGTCCGGATTTTGCAAAGTTGTTGCCCAAAGAAATTCAGTCATTTACCACACACGGCGTATATGATGAGGATGATAATCAACATTTATCCTTTACCCAAGGGGCTGGTCATGGTGGTTCTCACCCTCATTTAGTACATGCTTTTGTAAACGGTTTGCTCAATGACACTACTCCTTATCCGAATGCAAAACAGTCTGCTAACATTACATGTGTGGGTATTTTATCACACGAATCCGCTTTAAAAGGAGGAGAGATCATAAAACTGCCAGATTTTACTTTTACAGATTAA
- a CDS encoding sugar phosphate isomerase/epimerase family protein yields the protein MNKNKLVFGVSTWLWQSPFSTESIGLFPKIKKMGFDVVEIPIEDPLLINAAEVKKALDDYGLKASICGAFGPTKDLTSKDEKVHLHCFEYLEQCFEICSVFGATSFVGPLYSAVGKARMLSTDQRKTEWDLAVANVKHACHLAYAYDLKIGIEPLNRFESDMVNTAEDVMQLIADVDHKAAMVSLDSFHMTIEENNLRKAINVVGDKLIHIQVSENHRGTPGTGLTPWNDIYLGLKDINYNGAMVIESFTPEIKELASAVCIWKTKAKSQDEFAQNGLEFLRRTFKD from the coding sequence TTGAATAAGAATAAGTTGGTTTTCGGAGTGAGTACTTGGCTGTGGCAATCACCATTTTCCACTGAAAGTATTGGATTGTTTCCAAAAATTAAAAAAATGGGTTTTGATGTTGTTGAAATCCCCATAGAGGATCCGTTATTAATCAATGCGGCAGAAGTAAAAAAAGCGCTAGATGATTATGGTTTAAAAGCTTCTATTTGCGGGGCATTTGGACCAACTAAAGACCTGACCAGTAAGGATGAGAAAGTACATTTGCATTGCTTTGAATATTTAGAGCAATGTTTTGAAATCTGCAGTGTATTTGGCGCAACATCTTTTGTTGGCCCTTTATATTCGGCTGTAGGAAAGGCGCGTATGTTATCTACAGATCAAAGAAAGACAGAATGGGATTTAGCGGTAGCCAATGTAAAACATGCTTGTCATTTAGCTTATGCATATGATCTTAAAATAGGAATAGAGCCATTGAACAGGTTTGAGTCAGATATGGTCAATACGGCAGAAGATGTAATGCAGTTAATTGCAGATGTGGATCATAAAGCCGCTATGGTATCTTTAGATAGTTTTCATATGACGATAGAAGAAAACAATCTACGTAAAGCTATAAATGTAGTAGGTGATAAACTTATACATATTCAAGTCTCTGAAAATCATAGAGGTACTCCTGGTACCGGGCTCACCCCTTGGAACGATATTTACCTAGGTCTTAAGGATATTAATTATAACGGAGCTATGGTCATTGAAAGTTTTACTCCGGAGATAAAGGAATTGGCTAGTGCCGTTTGTATATGGAAGACCAAGGCAAAGAGTCAAGATGAATTTGCACAAAATGGACTAGAATTTTTAAGAAGAACATTTAAGGATTAA